From Ficedula albicollis isolate OC2 chromosome 5, FicAlb1.5, whole genome shotgun sequence, one genomic window encodes:
- the WDHD1 gene encoding WD repeat and HMG-box DNA-binding protein 1, whose translation MPSTQRPMRYGHSEGHTDVCFDDTGSCIVTCGSDGDVRIWENLDDDDPKSINVGEKAFSCALKNGRLITAVSNNTVQIHTFPEGAPDGILTRFPMHVNHVTFTPDGTKVAAGSSDFMIKVVEVADSSKQKTFRGHDAPVLSLSFDPKDVYLASASCDGSVRVWNLADQTCTTSWLLLQKCNDVINAKSICRLAWQPGTGKLLAVPVDKVVELFRRETWDSQFNLSDASITEPLNVVVWSPCGQFLAAGSVNGNIVVWNVETQQCIERMKHEKRYSICGLAWHPKYKQIAYTDTEGNLGLLENIGDVEKPNDKVASAVAKDYNDLFDGDDDDYLNGDTIEPPSSPKTGDHEDDADDLIQAPGHVRRAVIDDDDDNSLDIGLIKASSGLLEKEVDGDDQTGDFSALPASSTQQPFYDGPMPTPRQKPFQSGSTPVHLMHRFMVWNSVGIIRCYNDEQDNAIDIEFHDTSVHHATHLPNSLSHTMADLSTEAILLACESTEELASKLHCIHFGSWDANKEWTVDMPKDEEIEAICLGQGWAACATSALLVRVFTVGGVQREIFSLPGPVVSMAGHGEQLMVVYHRGTGFDGDQCLGVQLMELGMKKRQILHGDPLCLTMKSYLVWVGFSAEGTPCYVDSEGAVRMLNRALGNTWIPVCNTREHCKGKYDHYWVVGIHENPQQLRCIPCKGARFPPTLPRPAVAILPFQLPYCQIATEKGQMEEQYWRSVVFHSHVDYLSKNGYEFDENAKNQAVKEQQELLMKLFALSCKLEREFRCVELAELMTHSVVNLAIKYASRSHRLSLAQRLSELAVQKASELAAAQQQQQQEEEEEEEEEDFRKRANTGYSSSAMDWGRLPGRNVHQDQEGEDAEETDACEEAEETPEVHEEKEPSRFSRGVTSAEVTTPKPALVASSSRGRVNPFKVSSSKKDPAVPSANVLDNMTKYSKKTSLSGSRAVNKQNPPVIKPLTPRPKTKQALAASFFQPRTPATNPGEKIVEEIEEKAGNESQETKVTAQENTENRRPKTGFQMWLEENRANILTDNPDLNEAEVIKEGMSRFRMLTSEERMVWTEKARGGRVSDLAEDKKRKRPTAEEEEVKKSQEQKSEDTNASKKSKPLDPSTNNRLSAFAFKQS comes from the exons CTGCATTGTGACTTGTGGCAGTGATGGAGATGTTAGGATTTGGGAAAACCTGGATGATGATGATCCAAAGTCCATTAATGTGGGAGAAAAGGCCTTCTCATGTGCTCTGAAG AATGGAAGGCTGATCACAGCAGTCTCCAACAACACTGTCCAGATCCACACATTTCCTGAGGGAGCTCCAGATGGGATCCTCACTCGTTTCCCCATGCACGTCAACCACGTCACCTTCACTCCTGATGGCACCAAAGTTGCTGCTGGATCCAG TGACTTTATGATCAAAGTTGTGGAGGTGGCTGATTCCAGCAAGCAGAAAACCTTCCGAGGACACGATGCTCCTGTTTTAAGCCTGTCTTTTGACCCCAAGGATGTTTacctg GCCTCGGCGAGCTGTGACGGTTCTGTCAGAGTCTGGAACCTTGCAGATCAG acatgCACGAcaagctggctgctgctgcagaaatgtaaTGATGTGATAAATGCTAAATCAATCTGCAGGCTTGCCTGGCAGCCTGGCACTGGCAAG CTTCTGGCAGTTCCTGTAGATAAAGTTGTTGAACTGTTCAGAAGAGAAACCTGGGATAGTCAATTCAATCTCTCAGATGCCTCCATCACAGAG ccCTTGAATGTTGTGGTCTGGTCTCCTTGTGGGCAGTTCTTGGCAGCTGGAAGTGTGAATGGGAATATAGTGGTGTGGAATGTGGAAACCCAGCAGTGCATAGAGAG GATGAAACATGAGAAAAGATACTCCATTTGTGGACTGGCATGGCACCCTAAATATAAGCAAATTGCTTACACAGACACTGAAGGAAATCTGGGGCTGTTGGAAAATATTGGTGATGTAGAGAAGCCAAATGACAAG GTTGCCAGTGCAGTGGCCAAAGACTACAATGATCTGTTTGATggagatgatgatgattatttaAATGGGGACACGATTGAACCACCTTCTTCCCCAAAAACTGGAGATCATGAGGATGATGCTGATGACCTTATACAAGCCCCAGGCCATGTGAGACGGGCAGTaattgatgatgatgatgataactCACTAG ATATTGGGTTGATAAAAGCTAGTTCTGGTCTTCTTGAAAAGGAGGTTGATGGTGATGATCAGACTGGTGACTTTTCAGCTTTGCCAGCATCATCTACACAGCAGCCTTTCTATGATGGACCAATGCCAACCCCCAGGCAAAAGCCCTTCCAGTCTGGCTCCACTCCCGTGCATCTCATGCATCGTTTCATG GTGTGGAATTCGGTTGGAATCATTCGCTGCTACAACGACGAGCAGGACAACGCCATAGACATCGAGTTCCACGACACCTCTGTGCACCACGCCACACACCTCCCCAACTCCCTGAGCCACACCATGGCTGACCTCTCCACTGAAGCCATCCTGCTGGCCTGTGAGAGTACAGAGGAACTTGCAAG CAAGCTTCACTGCATCCATTTTGGCTCCTGGGATGCCAACAAGGAGTGGACTGTGGATATGCCAAAGGATGAAGAGATTGAGGCCATCTGTCTaggtcagggctgggctgcctgtgccaccaGTGCCCTGCTGGTCCGTGTGTTCACAGTTGGAGGAGTTCAAAGAGAGATCTTCAGTCTCCCAGGCCCAGTGGTGTCCATGGCAGGACATGGAGAGCAGCTGATGGTTGTTTATCACAGAg GTACTGGGTTTGATGGGGACCAGTGCCTCGGGGTACAGCTGATGGAGCTCGGAatgaagaaaagacaaattttgCATGGAGACCCTCTTTGCCTTACAATGAAATCCTATTTGGTGTGGGTTGGATTCTCTGCAGAAG GAACCCCTTGTTACGTGGATTCCGAGGGAGCCGTGCGCATGCTGAACCGGGCACTTGGGAACACTTGGATTCCAGTGTGCAACACCAGAGAGCATTGCAAAGGGAAATATGATCATTATTGGGTCGTTGGCATCCATGAAaatccccagcagctcag GTGTATTCCTTGTAAGGGAGCTCGCTTCCCTCCCACCCTGCCACGACCTGCTGTAGCCATCCTGCCTTTTCAACTCCCTTATTGCCAAATTGCAACAGAGAAGGGACAGATGGAG GAACAATACTGGCGTTCTGTTGTATTTCACAGCCACGTGGATTACTTGTCAAAAAATGGCTATGAATTTGATGAAAATGCTAAAAATCAGGCAGTGAAagaacagcaggagctgctaATGAAGCTGTTTGCT ctctcctgtaAGCTGGAGCGCGAGTTCCGCTGCGTGGAGCTCGCTGAGCTCATGACCCACAGCGTGGTGAACTTGGCCATCAAATACGCCTCCCGCTCGCACAGGCTGAGCTTAGCCCAGCGCCTCAGCGAGCTGGCTGTGCAGAAAGcctcagagctggcagcagcacagcagcagcagcagcaggaggaagaggaggaagaggaggaagaggatttCCGAAAGCGCGCAAACACCGG ttacagcagctctgccatggaCTGGGGCCGGCTGCCAGGCAGGAATGTTCACCAGGACCAAGAAGGGGAAGATGCTGAAGAAACTGATGCCTGTGAGGAAGCAGAAGAAACCCCAGAAGTACATGAAGAGA aagagCCAAGTCGCTTCTCCAGAGGTGTTACTTCAGCAGAGGTGACTACTCCAAAGCCTG CTCTGGTTGCATCCAGCAGCCGTGGACGAGTGAATCCATTTAAG GTGTCATCCAGCAAAAAGGACCCAGCAGTTCCCTCAGCAAATGTTTTAGACAATATGACCAAATACTCCAAGAAAACATCTTTGTCTGGCAGTCGAGCTGTAAACAAGCAGAACCCTCCAGTTATAAAGCCTCTGACTCCCAGACCCAAGACCAAGCAG GCTTTAGCAGCCTCCTTCTTCCAGCCTCGCACACCTGCAACTAATCCTGGTGAAAAAATAGtggaagaaatagaagaaaaagcaggaaatgagTCCCAAGAAACCAAAGTCACtgcacaggaaaacactgaaaacagaag ACCCAAGACAGGTTTCCAGATGTGGCTGGAAGAGAACAGAGCAAACATTTTGACAGATAATCCTGATCTGAATGAAGCAGAAGTAATAAAAGAAGGCATGAGTCGATTTAGAATGCTGACATCAGAGGAAAGGATG GTGTGGACTGAGAAAGCCAGAGGAGGAAGAGTCAGTGACTTAGCAGAAGACAAAAAGCGGAAGCGTCCCAcagctgaggaggaagaagtgAAAAAGAGCCAGGAGCAGAAATCTGAGGACACAAATGCATCCAAAAAATCCAAGCCTTTAGATCCATCCACAAACAACAGATTGTCAGCTTTTGCCTTCAAGCAGAGCTAA